From the Kallotenue papyrolyticum genome, the window TGGCGGCGCGCGGCCAGGTGCAGCTCGGCGTTACTGGCCAGTGCGGCGCAGCCCACTGCGCGGCGCTGCCCGTTGATCGCTTCGAGCGCTTCACGTTCCGCGGCGCTCCAGCTCTGCTCCGTTGCCGTGCTGTTGACGATCTGCGGCAAAAACAGCTTACGACTGCCAGAGATCTCGGCGAACGCCGTGTCGCTTCCGACATGGGGGAGTCCCAGCCCCAGGGCCAGACTCAGTCCCAGGGCGGCAACCAGGCCGGCGTGAGCAGATCGACACATGGCGATTGCTCCTTTCTCCGGTTTGTTGGGTGTCAGTGTACCAGGCTACGCGCATGGCGCAAGCGCTCCGGCGTTCCTGTCTGCGTCAGGCAGAAGGGCTAGCCTATCTCGGACCGGATGGGGGAGGGGCTAGCGGTGGCGTGGCGTTCGGGCGAGCGCACCAGATCGACCAGCGCGCGCGTTTCGCGCGTTGGGGCGCTGGTGAGCTGGCTGACCAGCCAGGTGACGAGCAGGTTGATCGGCAGGCCCCAAATGCCGGCGGCGCGATCGCCGATGCCTAGCACGGCCAGATCGGGATCGAGCAGCGTTGTCAGCATATAGCTCAGCGTCACCGCCAGGCCGGCCAGCATGCCGGCAACCGCGCCTTTGCCGTTGGCGCGCTTCCAGAAGATGCCCAGCACCAGCGCCGGAAAGAGCGTGGCCGTCGCCAGGCTGAAAGCCCAGGCCACCATCTGCTCGATGATCCCCAGGCGGCGCAGCGCGGTGAGGGCCGCCAGCGTAGCGGCCAGCAGCACCATGCTGCGTCCCAGCAGCAGCCGCCGGCGCGCGCTGGCGCGCGGGTTGTAGGTGCGGTAGTAGAGATCGTGCGCCACCGCCGCGGCGATGACCATCAACAGGCCGTCGGCGGTGGAGAGCGCCGCGGCCAGGCCTCCTACCGCCACCAGCGCGGTGATGGTGTGGGGCAGCTCGCCCATCTGCGGCGCGGCCAGCACGATCACCCCCTCGCGGATCTCCAGTTCGTCGGGCTGCACGCGGCCATCACGGTTGCGATCCTCCACGCGCAGGTAGCCGACGCGCTCCCAGTGGCCGATCCAGGCCGGCAGCTCGCTCAGGCGCCGGCCGATCACATCGGTGAGCATCTCGCGGCGGGCAAAGGCGGCATAGGCCGGGATGGCGCTGTACAGTAGCACAATCGTAAGAATGCCCCAACTGACGCTGCGCCGCGTCGCGCCGACGCTGGGCGTAGTCAGGCAGCGCGCCAGCAGATGTGGCAGGCCGGCGGTGCCCATCATCAGACACAGCGCCAGCGCGATGAAGTTGGCGCGCGTCCAGTCGTTGAAGGGCGCGACATACGCGTCGCTCAGGCCCAGGCGCCCTTCCAGCGCGGCGATCTCGTTCAGCGCGCGGCCATAGGTCAGTTGTGGCAGCGGCATGCCGGTGATGCGGTGGGCCAGCCAGGTAACCGGCACCAGGTAGGCGATCAGGAGGATGATACACTGCGCCACCTGCGTCCAGGTGATGGCGCGCATGCCGCCCCAGAAGGAGCAGAACAGCACCGCCGAAAGCCCGACCAGCACGCCCAGCAGGTAGCGTACGTCCAGGAACTGACTCATGATGATCCCGACGCCGGTGACCTGCGCGGTCAGGTAGGTGAAGCTGATCACAATCGACAGGATCGCGGCGACGATGCGCGCCTGCGGTCCATAGCGCGCGCCGATAAAGTCGGGCACGGTGTACTGTCCGAAGCGGCGCAGATAGGGTGCGATCAACACGGCCAGCAGCACGTAGCCGCCGGTCCAGCCCATGACGTAGGCCAGCCCTTCGTAGCCCAGGCGCCACAGCGTGCCGGCCAGCGCCACAAAGGTGGCCGCGCTCATCCAATCTGCGCCGATCGCCAGGCCGTTGATGAGGGGCGGTACGCGTCGTCCGGCGACGTAGTATTCGGCCAGGGTATGCGAGCGGCTGCGCAGGCCGATGACGGCATAGGTCAGCAGCGTCACCAGCAGCAGCAGCCAGCTACTGGCCTGCGGTGGCAGCCAGCCCCACGTTTCCAGCAGCACCAGCGCGATCAACAGACCGCCGAAGGCCAGTGTCAGCCCGACCAGCCGCCGCCAGTTGGTCACGCTGTGGCGCGACTGGTCACCGGCGTCGTAGCGCCGGTCCAGTCGTGCCGCCAACCGATCGTAGCCGATGATCAGCAACACAAAGATCGCCAGCGCGCCTTGGGCGCTCAAGAGGTAGCCTAGTGGAAAGCCGGCCAGCCGGACGCGGTTGAGCGGTGCGGCGAACAGCGGCGGCAGCAGCACGGTCGCGCCCCAGATCAGCAGCAGCGCGGCGCTCAGCGTGATCTGCGCGCGCCAGTAGCGGCGCAGACGCTCCGGCGGCAGGGGCAGCTCTTCCTGCGGCGCTGCGCCGGCGGCGCGCGGCAGGATCGGCACGGGCAGAAATACCCGGCTCGCGCTTGGTCGCAGTGCAGTGTCGCCCAGCTCATCCGAACGGCGCGTATCGATCAGCGGAAACAACCAGTTCAGCAGCAGCAGCCCCGCCGTGACCGTGGCGCCGATCAGCAGGATCAGCATGAACAGCCCTTCGCCGCTCATGCCACCGTCACCAGGACATCGTCGGTCACCAGCGCCGGCAGCGTCAGATGAAAGGCTGCGCCGGTGCCCGGCCCATCGCTTTCGGCCCAGATCTCGCCGCCGTGGGCGTGCACCAGGTGGCGTGCGATCGTCAGCCCGATGCCGGTGCCGCCGCTGGAGCGCGTGCGCGATTTGTCCACACGGTAGAAGCGTTCGAAGAGATGGGGTAGATGCTCCGGAGCGATGCCGATGCCCGTGTCGCGCACCGTGATCTGCACCGCGCCTTCAAGTGGCCGCGCGCTGATCGTGATCGTGCCCCCGACGGGGGTGTAGCGCAGGGCATTGCCCAGCAGGTTGAGCAGAATCTGCGAGAGACGGTCGGGATCGGCCCAGATCGGCGGCAGGTCGCGCGGCAGATCGACCACCAGCCGCAGGTGCTGCGCCTCGCATAGCGGCATGATCTGCTCACTCACCGCCGTGACGACATCGGCCAGGGCCAGCATGCGTGGTCGCACCTGGATCTCGCCGGCTTCGATGCGCGACAGCAGCGCCAGTTCGTTGACCAGCCGTTGCAGGCGCGCCGATTCGCGCAGCACCAGCGAGTAGGTGCGCGGACCGGGCTGGATCATGCCGTCGAGCAGGCCCTCCATGTAGCCTTCGATAGTGGTGAGCGGTGTGCGCAGCTCGTGGGCCACGTCGGCGATCAGCGCCATGCGGCGGCGTTCGGTATGCTCCAGGGCTTCGGCCAGTTGGTTGATGCTGCGGCTCAGCTCGGCCAGCTCATCGTCCGAGGGCAGCACTGTGCGCTCGTGGTAGGAGCCCTGCGCCATGCGCCGGCTGACCTGTGAGATCACCTGCAGCGGCTGCACGATGCGGTGCGACACAAACAGGCTGACGATCACCGCCGCGCCCAACGCGGCAAAGGCGGCGACCAGCAGCGATTGTTCCAGGATGGACTGGAAGGCAGCGGCGTTGGGTGCATGTGCTGGTGGCGCCTCATCCAGCGCCAATGGTTGACCGGAGAGCGTTGCGTCGGGCGGGGCAAAGCTGGTGCTCGCCAGAAAGCGCGCCGTGAGCAGCAGCACAACCACGGCGATCACGATGATCAACAGATGCGAGATGAACAGCTTCCAGCGCAGGGTGCGCAACACGTTCATAGGCGGCCCTGGAGTGGTGGCTGGGTTAAAAGATAGTATAGCAGAGGCGCAAAGCCTCAGGGAGCGCTGGCGCCGGGCTCAGGGCACGCCGGCGCGGGCGTATGCTTGGACGGCCCAGTAGATCGCTTTGGGTGTGCCATCGGCGGCGACGAAGTTGTAGTTGTCGTGGTAGGTGTGCGTGATGGGGCCGCGGAACTGCCACAGACAGACGGCCATGACGTCGTCCCAGGCTGCGGCCAGGCGGTAGGCATCCACCGTCCAACGCAGCCGATCGGCGGGGCTGACCGCGCCATGCCAGCGCGGGTGGTCGTTCCAGCCGCCCTCGGTGATCACCAGCGGTTGGGCCAGGCCGCGCGCGCGCAGCAGATCGCGATAGACCTCTACGCGGCGGAAGTTGACGCGATCGGGGTGGGGCGGCTCGTCCGCGGGCGCCTGCGCGCCATAGGCATGCACCGCCAGCACATCAAAGGGCGCGCCGGCGTCCAGCATGGCGCGCAGATAGGCCAGATCATCCATGCGCGTGCCGGGGACATCCGCGCCGGGCGAGAGCGCGCCGGCGGCGATCAGCATGGTGGGATTGGCCTGTTTGACCGCCGGATAGACGCGCTTGAGCAGCGCGGCATAGGCCTGCGGGTCGGGCGGACGCGAGCCCCATTCAAAGACCAGGTTGGGCTCGTTCCAGATCACGATCATGGGTACCTGGTCGCGGTAGCGTGCGGCGAAGGCGGCGGCATAGCGCGCAAAATCGTCGTAGTGCGGCGGATCGAGGAAGCGATCGGTGCTGCGGCGCGGACGCGCCCAGGCCGGTACGATGTCCAACCGCGCGATGATCTGCAGCCCTTGCCGGCGCGCGTGCGCCACCAGCAGGTCCGCGCCGCGCCAGTCGAAGGAGCGGCGACCACGGGGCTGCACATAGGCCCACGGAAACAGATCGACAACCCAGGCCGCGCCCATCTCGCGCACCTGCGACAGCTCACGCTGCAGCAGCGCTTCGTCCTCGGTGCCGCTCAGGCGCAGGTGCACCCCGATCTTGGGATTGGCGGTGACGACCTGCTGCTGGGGACCGAGCCGTGGCGGCGGGTAGGTGCGCGGCGTCAGCAGCTGCGCAGCGCCGGTCACCAGCGCGCACGCGATCAGTATGGCACGCCAGACACGCATGGCTCTATCCTACCATGCTGCGCGTGCGGCGCAGGCGTATCCCTGGGCCATGGGCGTCGTTCATCTTCATTGAAGGGCATTCAAGGGCGCGTTGCTGCCCACCACTGGGGGCTGGTGCGGCCAACACCAACGGCCAGCGGGGGATAGCCCGATTAGCCTATTGATTCGCGCAACCGATAGGCCTAAACTCAAGCAGCGGACGACCAAGCAACGAGGGAGGACGGTTGGTCATGAGCACCTTTTCCCTGCGCGAATTTACCCCATCAACGTCGGCGAGCGCGTCGACGGGTCCGGCCGTGCTACAGCTTCCGCCTGAGCCGGCCACGCTGGCGCAGACCGGCCTGACGATGGGCTTTTTGGCGGAGCTGGCCTTGAAACACATCTACTTCGCCGGCGTGCTGGCCGGTCAGCAACTGGCCGAAGCGCTGCATCTGCCCTTTCTGGGCGTAGTGGACGAGGTGCTGAACTTCCTCAAAGAGGAAGAATATGTGGACATCATGGGCGCGCAGGGCGGCTTCTACGAGCGCTCCTTCCAGTACGTGATCACCGCCAAAGGCCGCGAAAAGGTACACGAGGTGCTGGATCGCTCGCAGTATGCCGGGCCTGCGCCGGTGCCGCTGCAGGCCTACATCGAGGCGGTCAAGCGCCAGTCGATCGGCCAGATGGTGATCGACCAGCAGACCATCCGCCGCGCCTTCGAGGGCCTGGTGATCAGCGACAAACTGCTGGACCAGATCGGGCCGGCGGCCAACTCAGCGCGCTCGCTGTTTCTGTACGGCCCGCCCGGCAACGGCAAAACCACCATCGCTGAGGGCATTGCGCGCATCATGCAGGGCCAGGTGATCGTGCCCTATGCCGTGGAAGTCGATGGCCAGGTGATCAAGGTCTTCGATCCGCTCAATCACCAGCCCATCCCCCAGCCCGCATCCGCGCCCGCAGCGAGCGGTGTGCTGCTCGATCCGCTGGTTAACGAGGCCCAGCCGCGCGTCGATAGCCGCTGGGTGCTGTGCCGCCGGCCGGTGGTGGTCGTCGGCGGCGAGCTGATCCTGCAGCAACTCGAACTGATCTTCGATCCGGTAGCCAAGGTCTATGAAGCGCCCTACCAGATGAAGGCCAATGGCGGCGTGTTCCTGATCGACGACTTCGGTCGCCAGCAGTGCCGTCCGCAGGACCTCCTCAACCGCTGGATCGTGCCGCTGGAGAAGCGTGTGGACTACTTGGCGCTTCAGACCGGCAAGAAGCTGGAGATCCCCTTCGATGTGCTGATCATCTTTTCCACCAACCTCGATCCCAAGCAGTTGGTGGATGATGCCTTTCTGCGCCGCATCCGCCATAAGATCGAGGTGCCCAATCCATCACCGGCGGAGTACCGTGAAATCTTCCGCCTGGTATGCAAAAGCAAGAACATCCCCTACAGCGACGAGGGTCTGCGCTACCTGCTACAGGAGCACTACATCAAGGTGGGCCGCGAACTGCGCTGCTGCCACCCGCGCGACCTGTGCGATCAGATCCTCGATGAGGCGCGCTACCGCTCGATCCCTCCGCAGATGACCAAGGAACTGATCGACCGCGCCTGTAGTGCCTACTTCGTCAAACTCTGAGCGCCATCCCGGGCGCAGTGCTGGATGGCTGCGCCCTTTGGCCTGCTGGTCGCGCGCCGATCTGCCCATGCGTGGACAGACCTTGTGGGTCTGGTTGCGCGCGGCGTGGCGTGCGACGATCCCCCCAGCAGCGCCGCGCGTCTGGCGCTGGCCGCCTGGCGCTGCCAGGCTGTGCGCCCGCGATCGTTGAGTACCTGGGAGTTGTTGCCATGTCCTTGCTGAAGCGTCTTGGTTCCGAATCCGCAGCGACGGTGAGTCCTCCCGCGCCGACGCCGGTAGCTTCCCCAGCAGCCGCGCCGCCGGCGCCACCGGCGACACCCGTGGCCGGCCCGGTGGTGAGTGGCCCCAGCGAGACGGCCAGCCGCGCCCGCATGCTGGAACTATCGCTGGCGCTGACCGACCGCATTCTGGCCTCGTTCGGCTCGCAGACGCAACTAGAGCGCACGCCCGAAACCGAGCGCCTGATTCAGGAGCGCTTCGCCGTTCTGTACCGTCAAACCGGCGCCAACCTGTCGCAGGAGCAGATCAAAGCGCTCTACGGCATGGTGCTGACCGAGATCTTCGGCTTCGGGCCGATCCAGGCCCTGCTCGACGACGACACCATCACCGAAGTGATGGTCAACGGTCCGCATCGCGTGTACATCGAGCGCAAGGGCAAGGTCGAGCTGAGCGATGTACAGTTCCTCAACGACGACCATGTGCTCAAGATCATCGACCGCATCATCCGCCCGCTGGGCCGGCGCATCGATCGCAAGTGGCCGATGGTGGACGCGCGCCTGCCCGACGGTTCGCGCGTCAACGCGATCATCCCGCCCTGCGCCATCGACGGGCCGTCGATCACCATCCGCAAGTTCAGCAAGACCAAACTACAGGTCGAAGACCTAATTCGCTTCGGCTCGATGACGCAGGAGATGGCCGAGTTTCTGCGTGCCTGCGTTGTCTCCAAGCTCAACATCGTCGTGTCGGGCGGCACCGGCTCCGGTAAGACCACGCTGCTCAACGTGCTGAGCAACTTCATCCCGCCCGAAGACCGCATCGTGACGATCGAGGACTCGGCCGAGCTGAAGCTGGCGCAGGATCACGTGGTGCGCTTGGAGGCCAAGCCCGCCGACCTGGACGGCACCGGCCGCGTGGCGATCCGCGATCTGGTGATCAACGCGCTGCGTATGCGTCCCGAGCGCGTCGTGATTGGCGAGTGCCGCGGCGGCGAAGCGCTGGATATGCTCCAGGCGATGAACACCGGCCACGACGGCTCGTTGACCACGCTGCACGCCAACTCGCCGCGCGACGCGATCGCGCGCATGGAGACGATGTGTATGATGGCCGGCATGGATCTGCCGGTGGCGGTGATCCGCGAGCAGATCGCCTCGGCGATCGACCTGATCGTGCAGCAGACGCGTCTGCGCGACGGCTCGCGCAAGATCAGCGCCATCACCGAGGTCCAGGGCATGGAGAGCGGCACGGTCGTGTTGCAGGACATCTTCGTGCTCGAAGAAAAGGGCCTGACGCCCGATGGTCGCGTGATTGCCGAGCTGCGGCCTACCGGCGTGCGGCCCAAGTTCACGCCGCGCCTGGAAGCCAACGGCTTCAAGCTGCCGCCGTCGATCTTCGGCGCGGTGCTGCCAGGGCGGCGCTAGCGCATGCCGGTGGGGATGCGCCGCGCATCCCCACCGCGGGGGCGTGATGGCGGGAGGATGTGTGGCGAGGCAGGCTCCCAGCAGGCCGCCGGCTGCGCCGCAGGACGCGGCTGCCCCGGCCCGTGCCGAAGGGGCATGGTATAATCCGCCGCAGCAAGCGACGGACAGAAGCGTGACAACCATTCCCCGCAAAATCGGCAACTACCAGCTCGAGCACGAACTCGGACGGGGCGCAACCAGCGTCGTCTGGCTGGGCCGCCACCGCTTTCTGCATGAGCGCGCCGTAGCGGTCAAGCTGTTGCTGAGCCACGACGAGGAGAGCGTGCTGCGCTTCTCGCGCGAAGCCGAGATCACCAGCCAGTTGCGCCACCCGCACATCATCGAAATCTTCGACCATGCTACGCCCGAGACCGGCTTTCCCTATACGGTGATGGAACTGATCGGGGGCGGCTCGCTGCGCGATCGCGTCGAAAAAGTGGGCCGCCTGCCGTTGCGCGAGGCGATCACTATCTTTCGGCAGATCGGCTCGGCGCTCGACTATGCCCACAGCCGCGGCATTGTGCACCGCGATGTGTCGCCCGGCAACATCCTGCTCGACGCGACCGGCAACCGCGCCGTGCTAACCGATTTCGGCATTGCGCGCGTGCCGAACCAGCGCCACACCAGCACCGACCTGATCATGGGCACGCCCGGCTTCTTCTCGCCGGAGCATGCCCAGTCGGCGACAGCGGTCACGCCGCTCTCCGATCTGTTCAGCCTGGGCGTGATCCTCTACTACATGCTCACCGGCGAGCTGCCCTGGGAGACGCCGCCGCAGCATCCCGACTATCGCTTCGATGACGTGCTGTCGCTGGCCTACCGCGGCGTGGAGCTGCCGCTGGAGGTCGAGCGCATTGTCCAGACCATGCTGGCGCGCGATCCACGCAAGCGCTTTCCCAGTGCCGGCGCGGCGTTACAGGCGTTGGAACGGGCACTGGCGCGCGCGGGCATCATGCTGGAGGATCAGCCGCTGGCGCTGTCGGAGGAGATGGCGGTGCGCGCGATCAACACTGCGCCCGGCTTCCAAAGCCGTGGATTGATCGAGAGCGAGGTCGAGCAAGTGCTGGCGGTCGATCTGCTGCGCGAGCCGTTCGAGCGCGCGCGCGAGCGGGCCGAAGCTCTGCGCGATCCCCTGCGTATCGCCCAGCTCCTCGACGCCTGGAGTCGCCAGGGCGGACGGCTGGAGTTTCGGCGTGCCCACTTGGGGCGCATCGTCAACCTGCGCCGGGTGGAAAGCCGAAATGTCTATTTCTACCGCTTGGATGTGGTACTGGAAACGCGCAGTCAGCCGCAGGAGGTCGAGGAGCCGGATGCGGATGCGCCCGAACTGCCGGTGCGCCGCGAGACGCCGCTGTGGCAGGTCCAGCTTCCGCCGCCAACCGAGTTCAAAGACGATCCGGGACGCGCCGAGATTGTGCCTGGTTCCGAGCGGGTGATCATCTGTCCGCGCTGCGAGGGCGGTGGCTATGAGCTGTGTCCGGAGTGCAAGGGCGCGCGGCGCGTGTTGGTCAGCCGACCGGTGACGATGGGCGAGGGTGATGGTGTGGCACTGCACGCGCAGCAGGCCGGGCCGTCGGCTGTGGACGCTGCCACGACGCAGGTACGCCAGGTGCTGGTGCCCTGTACTGCCTGCACCGGCACAGGACAGCTCACCTGCTCGCGCTGCCACGGCGCCGGACGCCTGGTGCAGCGCAAGGCTTTTGAATGGCGTCGGCGCGCCGCTAGTTTCTCCAGCCACGACGACCTGCCGCATCTGGACGAGGCGCGTCTCCGCAACCAGGTCAGGTTGACCGAGATCTACCACGAGCGGCGGCAGGGTGGGTGGAAGCGCGAATGGCTGGCCGTGCCGGGCCTCAAAAGCCTGATCGAGAGGGTGCAGCAGGAACAGGACGCCCACACGCAGGTGGTGCTCTGCGAAGTGGCGATCCAGATGATTCCGTACACCGAGGTGTACGTCGATCTGGGCCACAACGAGGTAGCCGTTGAGGGCGAGGCCCCCGACCGTCGCGGTGACGACACCGTCCACTTGGTGCAGATCTACGGCTTCGAGAACCACATCAACGTTGGCCCCTTCGCCTACGACGGGCCGCGCAAGCTGCTCTTCATCTGGAGTGCGTTTGCCACGCTCGCCGCGCTGTTGCTGCTGCTGGCGGCCCTGGCCCCGCTGTTGCTCTGAAGCTGCTCCTGACGATACTCGCGCTCCTGGCGCGTGGTATGCTACACCACAGAAGCATGGCGTGAGCAAGATGTTGATGGAACGGTACACAGCGCTGGCAGCGGGGTTGGTGCGGCGTGCCAGAGTTCGTGGCTGGAGCTGGCCGGGCCGTTGGCCGCGGCTGGAGGCAGCAATCGCCGCCGGTGCAATCTGCGGGGTGGGCGCGCGCTACCTCCTGGGCACGCTGATCGGCGGGCTGTGGAGTGGGCGTCTGCCACTGGGTACCCTGCTGATCAATCTGCTCGGCTGCCTGCTGATCGGGCTGGTGCAGACGCTGGCGCTAGAGTTGATCGCCATGCCGCGCGAACTGCAGGTCTTGCTGGCGGTCGGGCTGCTGGGCGGCTTCACCACCTTCTCCTCGTTTAGCGTCGAAACGGTGCAGCTGCTGCGTCAGGGGGCGCTGCTGACGGCGCTGGCCTACCAGATGCTCTCGCTGGGCAGTGGCCTGCCGGCGGTGGTGTTGGGTAGCGCACTGGCGCGTTGGGCCCATCTCCGGTGTGTGCGCGGGAGGCGGCGATGATCGGCTGGATGCTACTGGGCGGTATTGCTGGCGCGCTAGCGCGCTACCACGGCGCACGCGTAATCCAGGCGCGTGTCGCGGGAAGCTTTCCGTTGGGTACGCTGCTGATCAACCTGAGCGGCTGTTGGGGGTTGGGCTTGCTGACCGGCTTGCTCGCCAGTCATCCCGCCTGGCCGGCTGATGGCTGGCGCCTGGTGCTGGGCGTGGGCTTTTTCGGCGGTTACACCACCTTCTCATCGTTTGCCTGGGAGACGGCGCAGCTCTGGCGTCAGGGGCAGCGCCGAGCTGCCGGGCTGAACCTGGCAGCCCAGGCCGGCCTGGGCGCGCTGCTGGCGGCAGCTGGCCTGCTGCTCGGCCTGCACTGGCCTTGGTGAGGTGCGCGATGGAGCCCATAGTCGAAATGCAACAGGTGCAGATCTTTACGCTGGAGAGCGCGCAGTGGCATGGTGAGCCACTCTACCTGGCGCTGCTCCAGCTGCTGCGGCGGCAGGGTGCCGCCGGCGCGACGGTGGTGCGCGGGCTGGCCGGTTTCGGCGCGCATCACCATCTGCATCGCGCAACGCTAGTCGAACTGGGCGCCGATCTGCCGCTGATCGTGATCTGGGTGGATCGCGCCGAGCGGGTGGCGCGCCTCCTGCCGCAAGTCCAGGCGATGGTCGGCGACGGGCTGATCACGGTCGCGCCCGTGACGGCCTACCAGCCCGCGCCGCCGATGCTGGCCGAGCTCCCCGCCGACCTGCGCGTGCGTGATGTGATGACGCGCGAGGTGGTCACGGCCCGGCCCGACACGCCGCTCAGCGAGCTGGCCGACCTGTTGCTACAGGGTGGTGTGCGCAGCGTGCCGATCGTTGATGACGGGCGGCGCGTCGTTGGCATCGTCACCGACGGCGACCTGCTGCGCCGCGGGCAGATGGCCTTGCCCCTGAGCATTCGCGAGGCGCTCACCGACGCCGAGGTGGCGGCGGCGGTGCCTCCCAGCGCTGGCCGCGCCGCCGAGATTATGACCCGCGAGGTGGTCTGCGCGCGCGACGATCTGCCGCTGCCGGCGCTGGTGGAGTTGCTGGCGCGGCATGGCTTCAAACGGCTGCCGGTGGTGGATCGCGATGGTCGTCTGGTGGGCATCGTCAGTCGCGCCGATGTGTTGCAGACGGTGGCGCATGTCGCGCCGGTAGTCGCGCCGCGGCTTTTCACCGGTCGGGCACAGCGCGTCGCCGAGGTGATGCAGCGCGAGGTCGCCACCGTGCGGCCCGACACGTCGCTGGTTGCTGTGGTCGAAGCGCTGGCCCAGATCGAGCAGCGGCGCGTGGTGGTCGTCGATGAACAGCGCCATGTGCTGGGGATCATCACCGATGGCGATGTGATCCGCCGCGCGACGGCCGAGGAGCGTCCCGGCATCGTGCAGCGCATGCTGGAACGCCTGCGTGGACAGGCCGGCGCCGGGCAACGGCAGTTGGTCGTCTCGGGCCGTCGCGCGGCGGATGTGATGACGGCGCCGGTGATCACCATCCATGCCGACGCGACGCCGCACGAGGCGATCCGCCTGATGTGGCGCCATCGCGTCAAGCGCCTGCCGGTGGTCGATCAGCAGGGGCGCCTGGTGGGCCTGATCGGGCGCGCTGGCGCGCTGCGGGCGCTGGCGCAGGATCAGCCCTCGGTTGGGGCTCCAGCCTAGCGCTCGCAGCCAACGCCATCGCGATCGCTATCCAGCCGATGCGGATCGGGCGGCAGCACGCGGAAGCGGCGGAAGGGCAGCTCGCCACAGTCCAGATCGGGCGGTGGTGGCGGAATGCACACGTCCGGGTAGCTGGGATGGCAACGGCTGCCCGACGGCGATGACGGCGGCGATGGGATTGGAATCGGCCCCGCTCCGGCCACCGGCGTCGGCACGGGCCCCGGCGCGGGACGGTCGCTATCACCGTTGCAGGTTGCCGGCGACCAGAGGCCCAGCTCGAGCCGGCGGGCGCGCGCTTCGGCGGCGCGGAAGATAGCCTGGTATTTGTAGGGCTGCGCGTACGTGTACTCGTGGGCATAGCCCTGCGCGATCAGCTCCAGATTGACCAGCCGTCCATCCGGTAGCCAGACGTAGCGCAGGATGCGTCCATAGCGATCGCGTGTCTCCTGGCTGGGATCGTCCTCCAGCAGCACGCGCTGGCCATCCAGCAGCCGGCGCGTCATGGCCGCGGCTTCCCGGCCAAAGCACTCCACCGGCCGGCGCGGATCGACCGTTTCCGGCGTATCGATACCGATCATGCGCAGGCGTTCGCGCACGGCGCCGAGTTGCACCTCAATGGTATCGCCATCGATCACCGCGACGACGCGCGCGCTGGGGAGTCCGGCGGGCGGTTGGGGGTAGTCCGCCGCGGGCGGCACGGGCGCGGTGGCGTGTAGCTCGTTGCCCAACAGGCCCAACAGCACCTTGTAGGGCTCGGGGTTGGTGGGATGCCATTCGAAGCGCGCGCGCTCGAACCACTGCGTCAGCACCGTGTCGCCGCTGCTGTTGGTCTCCATGCGCGCCGGCGAGATCGGGTAGCCGAAGAGCGCCAGCGACTCGCGCTCGCTGATGCCGCGGTCGCCCAGCTCCAGCCCATGCGTGCGCCAGTACTGCCAAAACGGCTCGAAACTAATCGCCTGGCCCGTCTGCGGGAAGTAGTGCGGGTCGCTGGGGTTGGCCTTGGGCAGTGTCTGCCAGTCGATGCCGAGCTGCTGCAGCCGCTCGACGCCCAGACGGCCCAGCAGCACATCGTAGGGCGTGGCGTTCTCGGGGTGCAGCTCGAAGCGGTTGCGCTCCATCCACTGCGTCACGTAGGTCTGGCCGGTGTCGCGGTTGAGCGCCGGCGCCTGGGCGCTGATCGGGAAGCCGAAGACCGGCAGCCCGCCGTTCTGCTCCCAGTACTGGCGGAAGCGTCCGGCGAGGCACTGGCCGGTCTGCGCGAAGCAGACATGATCGCGCTGGCCCATGGCCTCGGGCACAAGCGCCGCGCCCAGCGCCAGCAGGGCGGCCAGCAGGGTCAGCACAGGTCG encodes:
- a CDS encoding thermonuclease family protein — encoded protein: MRPVLTLLAALLALGAALVPEAMGQRDHVCFAQTGQCLAGRFRQYWEQNGGLPVFGFPISAQAPALNRDTGQTYVTQWMERNRFELHPENATPYDVLLGRLGVERLQQLGIDWQTLPKANPSDPHYFPQTGQAISFEPFWQYWRTHGLELGDRGISERESLALFGYPISPARMETNSSGDTVLTQWFERARFEWHPTNPEPYKVLLGLLGNELHATAPVPPAADYPQPPAGLPSARVVAVIDGDTIEVQLGAVRERLRMIGIDTPETVDPRRPVECFGREAAAMTRRLLDGQRVLLEDDPSQETRDRYGRILRYVWLPDGRLVNLELIAQGYAHEYTYAQPYKYQAIFRAAEARARRLELGLWSPATCNGDSDRPAPGPVPTPVAGAGPIPIPSPPSSPSGSRCHPSYPDVCIPPPPPDLDCGELPFRRFRVLPPDPHRLDSDRDGVGCER